CGGCGAGTGGCTGATCGGCCTGGGCTGTGCCTCCGGCGGTTTCCCGTACGTGCGGATCCCCGGCGCGAACGTCCGGCTCACGCTGCGCCGCGACGGCACGGTGGCGATCTCCTGCTCCGCGCAGGACATGGGCATGGGTACGACCACGGTGCAGACCCAGCACGCCGCGGACCGGCTCGGCCTGCCGCTGGACCGGATCACGTTCACGCTCGGCGACTCCGCGCTGGCCGCGAGCCCGATGGCCGGCGGCTCCGCGCAGACCGCGACGATCATGGGGGCGGTGATGTCCGCGGCCGACCGGCTGCGCGACGAGCTGCTGACGCTCGCCGGCCCGGGCAGCCCGGTCGCGGGGCTGCGCGCGACCGCGGCACGGCTGGCCGACGGCGGCGTCGTGGCGGCCGCGGACCCGGCCCGGCACGACACCTACCAGGCGATCCTGGCGCGGGCCGGGCGCGACGAGGTGACCGTCACCGGCGCCGGTGCGCCACCGCTGGAGTTCCTCAAGTACACGATGCACAGCTCGTCCGCGGTCTTCTGCGAGGTGCGGGTCAGCGAGGTCACCGGCGAGGTGCGCGTCGACCGGCTGCTCGGCTCGTTCGACTGCGGCACCGTGCTCAACCCGAAGACCGCGGCCAGCCAGCTGCGCGGCGGCATGATCATGGGCTTGGGCGTGGCGCTGGCCGAGGAGACGCTGTTCGACGAGCGCACCGGCCGGATCATGAACCCGTCGCTGGCCGACTACCACATCCCGGCGCACCTGGACGTGCCGGACATCGAGGTGCTGTGGACCGGCATCCCGGACCCGCACTCGCCGCTCGGCGCGCGCGGTATCGGCGAGCTCGGCACCAGTGGCGTCGCGGCCGCGGTGGCGAACGCGGTCTTCAACGCGACCGGTCGCCGCGTCCGCGACCTGCCGCTCACGCTGGACAAACTGCTGTGAGGGAGATCGCCGCCGGGCTGGCGGAGTGGCGGGCCGCCGGCCTGCGGTTCGCGACCGCGACCGTGGTGTCGACGTGGCGGTCCGCGCCCCGCCCGCCCGGCGCCGCGATGGCCGTCGCGGAGACCGGCGAGGTGCTCGGCAGCGTCTCCGGCGGCTGCGTCGAGGCGGCGGTCTACGAGCTGGCCCGCACGGTGCTGGAGACCGGTTCGCCGGTCCTCGAGACGTACGGTGTCGCGGACGACGACGCGTTCGCGGTCGGCCTCACCTGCGGCGGCACCATCGAGGTGCTGGTCCAGCCGGACACCGACCTGCCGGATCACGTGCTGTCCGCGGTACGGGAGGGCCGCCCGGCCGCGACCGCCTCCATGCTGGAGTGCGGGGACGGGCTGGGACGGCGCCTGCACGTACCGGCCGACGAGGTTCTGGAGGGTTTCGACCGGGTGGTGGCCGACCAGGCCGCCGGCATGCTGGCGGCCGGCACCACCGGCGTGGTCGCGCTCGGCGCGGAGGCCCGTCGCGTGTTCGTGCAGTCGTTCGCGCCGCCACCCCGCATGATCGTCTTCGGTGCGATCGACTTCGCGGCCGCGGTGTCCCGGATCGGGAAGTTCCTCGGCTACCACGTGACGGTGTGCGACGCCCGACCGGTCTTCACCACGCCGCGCCGCTTCCCGGACGCGGACGAGGTGGTGGTGCGGTGGCCGCACGACTACCTGGCGGCCACCGAGGTGGACGCGCGGACCGTCCTGTGCGTGCTCACCCACGACCCGAAGTTCGACATTCCGCTGCTGACCGCGGCGCTGCGGTCGCCGGCCCGCTACATCGGCGCGATGGGCAGCCGCGCCACCCACCGCGACCGGATGCGGCGGCTCCGCGACGCGGGCGTGCCCGAGGCGGCGCTGGCCCGCCTCTCCTCACCGATCGGCCTCGACCTGGGCGCCCGCACCCCGGAGGAGACCGCGGTCTCCGTCGCCGCCGAGATCGTCGCGTCCGCCTGGGGCGGTTCGGGCCGCCCGCTGACCGAGCTCGAGGCGCCGATCCACCGCTGAGCCCGCCACGGCGGTCCGCGTGGCGGGCAACGGCCGCCCGGAGCCGGACGGGCGGCCGGGTGACCGTCAGCTCAGCTTCGCGCAGAGGTCGTCCGTGGTGTAGTGGCCGGTGAGCCCGCGGTAACCGTCGGGTCGCAGGTCGATGCGGTACAGGCCGTCGACGACGTAGAGGCCGCGGGCGAGCGTGCCGGCCTCGCCCGCGCCGAGCAGGATCGGCCCGGCGGAGTGGATCGTCCGCCCGCCGTCGTCGTGGTACGTGCTGGTGCTGCTGCCGCCCGCGTCCGCGTCCACGGTCGCGCCGGTGTCCACGTTGGTCAGCCGCAGGACCAGCGGCCCGGTCGCGGCCTCCAGCCGGGGCGACCCGTCCGGCTTC
This genomic window from Catenuloplanes niger contains:
- a CDS encoding XdhC family protein, with the protein product MREIAAGLAEWRAAGLRFATATVVSTWRSAPRPPGAAMAVAETGEVLGSVSGGCVEAAVYELARTVLETGSPVLETYGVADDDAFAVGLTCGGTIEVLVQPDTDLPDHVLSAVREGRPAATASMLECGDGLGRRLHVPADEVLEGFDRVVADQAAGMLAAGTTGVVALGAEARRVFVQSFAPPPRMIVFGAIDFAAAVSRIGKFLGYHVTVCDARPVFTTPRRFPDADEVVVRWPHDYLAATEVDARTVLCVLTHDPKFDIPLLTAALRSPARYIGAMGSRATHRDRMRRLRDAGVPEAALARLSSPIGLDLGARTPEETAVSVAAEIVASAWGGSGRPLTELEAPIHR